From a region of the Vallitalea longa genome:
- a CDS encoding DUF3991 and TOPRIM domain-containing protein: protein MGYTPEQKKLIYDARNVDLVEYFTRKGECVEKHDTKGRYKVRGYGGLYIRGCTYKWFTGGKGGTSIDCVMEVYNLDFWDAVSDLLGTSNIVSKKEHYMNEKKKNVTFELPELNKDQHRAIAYLMKTRGINKKYIQYLVKNGLLFQQKEYGNAIFPFYDPITGKIVGAEIVGTLDKVRFKQVGEGSKIGYGFSIKFGTNVDKICFFETTIDLLSYCCLEDNIEFLKTTLFVSMAGLKSSVINNYLEIYNDMKSCYVCVDNDNAGFEFIVNLSQELDFYLRCPTREYKDWNDMLRKIKRNLKEKKS from the coding sequence ATGGGATATACACCAGAGCAAAAGAAACTAATATATGATGCAAGAAATGTTGACCTAGTAGAATATTTCACGCGAAAAGGTGAGTGTGTGGAAAAACATGATACTAAAGGTAGATATAAAGTTAGAGGATATGGAGGACTTTATATAAGAGGCTGTACGTATAAATGGTTTACCGGAGGAAAAGGAGGTACATCCATAGATTGTGTAATGGAAGTTTATAATTTGGACTTTTGGGATGCTGTTAGCGATCTATTAGGTACATCCAATATTGTTAGTAAAAAAGAGCATTACATGAATGAGAAAAAAAAGAATGTAACATTTGAGCTACCAGAATTAAATAAAGACCAACATAGGGCAATAGCCTATCTAATGAAAACTAGAGGTATTAATAAAAAATACATACAATACTTAGTAAAAAACGGATTATTGTTTCAGCAAAAGGAATATGGTAATGCAATATTTCCTTTCTATGATCCTATAACAGGAAAAATTGTAGGAGCTGAAATAGTTGGTACTCTTGATAAAGTAAGATTTAAACAAGTAGGAGAAGGATCAAAGATTGGGTATGGATTTTCAATTAAGTTTGGGACTAATGTAGATAAAATATGTTTTTTTGAAACTACTATAGATTTATTATCATATTGTTGTCTGGAAGATAACATAGAATTTCTAAAGACTACATTATTTGTATCTATGGCCGGATTAAAATCTTCAGTTATCAACAATTATTTAGAAATATATAATGACATGAAATCATGTTATGTATGTGTTGATAATGATAATGCAGGATTTGAATTTATTGTCAATCTATCTCAAGAGCTAGATTTTTATCTTAGATGTCCAACTCGTGAATACAAGGATTGGAATGATATGCTAAGAAAAATTAAAAGAAATCTGAAAGAGAAAAAAAGTTAA